A region from the Brassica napus cultivar Da-Ae chromosome C8, Da-Ae, whole genome shotgun sequence genome encodes:
- the LOC111209912 gene encoding uncharacterized protein LOC111209912, whose translation MTHPYEEMKKLEKHYHMLGLVCDAQYGIPTRCLCGGEIMMNVSPTPKYKSDFDTLPGSRYFTCKNYEDDGLHFRQPWAFGVQQEMERLRGEVKELAEEIAKLKRLITSTSRP comes from the exons ATGACTCATCCGTATGAAGagatgaagaagctggagaaacACTACCACATGTTAGGGTTAGTTTGCGATGCCCAATATGGAATTCCTACCCGTTGCCTATGCGGTGGTGAAATAATGATGAATGTTTCTCCAACTCCGAAGTACAAATCAGATTTTGATACCTTGCCTGGGAGTAGGTACTTCACCTGCAAGAATTATGAG GACGATGGGTTGCACTTTCGTCAGCCATGGGCTTTTGGTGTTCAACAAGAAATGGAACGCCTAAGGGGGGAAGTGAAAGAGTTGGCTGAAGAGATTGCTAAGCTTAAGAGGCTTATTACCTCGACCTCCCGTCCATGA
- the LOC111208957 gene encoding uncharacterized protein LOC111208957 yields the protein MTASGQDANFQVFPMAFAVVDGETEEAWTWFLTKLERIIPDSNTLSIISDCHSSIIKAKCAVFPHAHHGACIVHLMRNVVSRYKNKGLARMVCEAAFSYRRKDFDLCFAKIRQANGECANYLEGIGTSKWSRTYILGNGYNLLTRNTAEQLNNAFTKARSSPVIELFRFIQRMLTRWFSAKRTKSAKCRGFVTPEVEKVFQKLMISCGHALLAADSIGLPYVQLFGDCYKTQTWIDTYAGAIYPESPLGVFPIPETITSVLMFSPQTRRSSGRPKDKRVASTGEIPAPKKKKLVPNKCGRCGGTGHNRTNCVVPI from the exons ATGACTGCTAGTGGCCAAGACGCAAACTTTCAAGTGTTCCCTATGGCTTTTGCTGTCGTCGATGGCGAAACTGAGGAAGCGTGGACCTGGTTCCTCACGAAGCTTGAAAGGATCATTCCTGACTCAAATACCCTCTCCATTATCTCAGATTGTCACTCTTCTATAATCAAAGCCAAGTGTGCTGTCTTCCCACATGCACATCATGGAGCCTGCATAGTCCACTTAATGCGTAACGTGGTCTCACGCTACAAGAACAAAGGTCTAGCCAGAATGGTGTGTGAGGCTGCATTCTCTTACCGGCGCAAAGATTTTGATCTCTGTTTCGCCAAAATCAGGCAAGCAAATGGAGAATGCGCCAACTACCTTGAGGGGATTGGGACTTCAAAGTGGTCTAGGACTTACATCCTTGGGAATGGTTACAACCTATTGACCAGGAACACCGCAGAGCAGCTCAACAATGCCTTTACCAAAGCTAGGTCTTCACCAGTCATTGAGCTATTCAGGTTTATCCAACGCATGTTGACTCGCTGGTTCTCTGCTAAAAGGACCAAATCAGCCAAGTGTCGGGGCTTTGTAACACCAGAGGTGGAGAAG GTCTTCCAGAAGCTCATGATCTCTTGCGGCCATGCTCTCTTAGCTGCTGACTCCATAGGTCTCCCATATGTTCAGCTTTTTGGTGATTGCTACAAAACTCAGACATGGATTGACACATACGCTGGTGCCATTTACCCTGAATCCCCCCTAGGAGTCTTCCCCATTCCAGAAACCATTACTTCCGTCCTCATGTTCTCCCCTCAGACTCGACGATCCTCTGGACGGCCAAAGGACAAGCGTGTCGCATCAACCGGTGAAATCCCG GCACCCAAGAAGAAAAAACTTGTCCCTAACAAATGTGGCCGATGCGGCGGAACAGGTCACAACAGGACCAATTGCGTTGTCCCAATCTGA